One Caldisericia bacterium genomic window carries:
- a CDS encoding DUF2089 domain-containing protein produces MKIIKGLPRCPVCGEEMVVERLRCPTCGISVEGEFLTNPFTYLKDDEVNFLLVFLKARGNIKEVERILGISYPTVRNRLNNVLKSLGIAPEEEEEKVDVKEILEKLDKGEISPEEAKKLLKKGG; encoded by the coding sequence ATGAAAATTATTAAAGGTCTACCAAGATGTCCTGTATGTGGAGAGGAGATGGTTGTAGAGAGATTAAGATGCCCTACATGTGGTATCAGTGTGGAGGGTGAATTTTTAACAAACCCATTTACATATTTAAAAGATGATGAGGTAAACTTTCTCCTTGTGTTTCTTAAGGCAAGGGGAAACATAAAGGAGGTGGAAAGAATCCTTGGAATCTCCTATCCAACGGTGAGGAACAGACTAAACAATGTATTAAAATCCCTGGGAATTGCACCTGAAGAGGAAGAGGAAAAGGTGGATGTGAAAGAAATCTTGGAGAAACTTGATAAAGGGGAGATCTCCCCTGAAGAGGCAAAGAAACTTTTAAAGAAAGGAGGATGA